From Pseudomonas hefeiensis, one genomic window encodes:
- a CDS encoding NAD(P)/FAD-dependent oxidoreductase, with translation MIEVDVVIIGGGIVGASAALFLSKAGRRVALLERDFCGSHSSGVNYGGVRRQGRPLSQLPLSQRAHEIWSQLPQLIGIDGEYQRSGHLKLARSPDDLRALHAYAANSQGFGLDLQLLDRDQLRARFPWVGAVAVGASLCPDDGHANPRLVSPAFAQAARRHGAQIHEQCAVSHVEHDGQRFTVHTVTGLVLQAPWLLNCAGAWASHFAAQFGEAVPMHAGHPAMLVTEPLPLVMDASTGVEGGGIYARQVARGNCVLGGGQGFALDDARARPGQNAVIEILRQAVELYPFLEGAQAIRTWSGTEGYLPDRQPVIGHSSTQPGLLHAFGFAGAGFQIGPAVGQALTEIICCGASKTSLDAFSITRFHSISVA, from the coding sequence ATGATCGAAGTGGATGTCGTGATCATTGGCGGCGGTATCGTCGGCGCCTCGGCCGCGCTGTTCCTGAGCAAAGCCGGACGCCGGGTGGCATTGCTGGAGCGAGACTTCTGCGGTTCGCACTCCAGCGGTGTCAACTACGGCGGGGTGCGGCGCCAGGGTCGACCGTTGTCACAACTGCCGCTGTCGCAACGGGCCCATGAAATCTGGAGCCAGTTGCCGCAGTTGATCGGCATCGATGGAGAGTACCAGCGCAGTGGTCACCTGAAACTGGCCCGTAGCCCCGACGACCTGCGGGCCCTGCACGCCTACGCCGCCAACAGCCAGGGCTTCGGCCTTGATCTGCAACTGCTGGACCGTGACCAGTTGCGCGCCCGTTTCCCCTGGGTCGGCGCAGTTGCGGTGGGAGCATCCCTCTGTCCGGACGACGGCCACGCCAACCCACGACTGGTGTCCCCGGCATTTGCCCAGGCGGCCCGCAGGCACGGCGCACAGATCCACGAACAATGCGCAGTCAGCCATGTGGAACATGACGGCCAGCGCTTTACTGTGCATACCGTAACGGGACTGGTGCTTCAGGCTCCCTGGCTGCTGAACTGCGCGGGGGCCTGGGCGAGCCATTTTGCCGCGCAATTTGGCGAAGCGGTGCCGATGCATGCCGGGCATCCGGCGATGCTGGTCACCGAGCCGTTACCTTTGGTGATGGATGCCAGCACCGGCGTGGAGGGCGGTGGTATCTACGCGCGCCAGGTCGCCCGCGGTAACTGCGTGCTGGGGGGCGGTCAAGGTTTTGCCCTGGACGATGCCCGCGCCCGCCCCGGCCAGAACGCAGTGATCGAAATCCTGCGTCAAGCCGTCGAGCTCTACCCTTTTTTGGAGGGTGCCCAGGCCATTCGTACCTGGAGCGGCACCGAAGGTTACCTGCCCGATCGCCAACCGGTGATCGGCCACAGCAGCACCCAACCCGGCCTGTTGCATGCGTTCGGCTTTGCCGGCGCGGGTTTTCAGATCGGTCCCGCGGTGGGCCAGGCGCTCACCGAGATCATCTGCTGCGGCGCGTCAAAAACGTCGCTGGATGCGTTTTCAATCACCCGGTTTCACTCCATCTCCGTTGCTTGA